A part of Aegilops tauschii subsp. strangulata cultivar AL8/78 chromosome 2, Aet v6.0, whole genome shotgun sequence genomic DNA contains:
- the LOC109753554 gene encoding G-type lectin S-receptor-like serine/threonine-protein kinase At1g11330: MGMTLLPLFILLILICLCKSDDRLTPTKPLLPGDKLVSNNGIFALGFFSPENSSANSYVGIWYHDIPERTYVWVANRDNPIGSGLSGKLVLTNSSDLVLSDSKGRILWRTANNVTAGGDGAVALLLEGGNFAIQLQNFTQIWQSYDHPTDTILPGFKLWANYKTHTAVRIVAWKGSQDPSTGKFLLSRDPSTGLQILTWRGTSKYWRSGLWNGAEASDKNGYMWSQNVDDGETIYSTYNTGNSSSRRSHWKLDYTGDLMLRIWSGQSWVVLFKRPDDGCRQYGSCGPFGYCDMPTRECRCLDGFEPADGFSANFSRGCVRKEALTCRGYHFSALPGMKVPDEFVYVRSRSFEECTAECERNCSCTAYAYANLSSIVATGGPSRCLVWTGELVDLEKTGVLGGNLYLRLAGSPGHNRKSGVRVVLKISLPVISFLVILSCIYLVCICKLRGKQVNKESMKRPALEQFSTSQEVWDQNLELRSIRFEDIAAATNSFHDTNVLGKGGFGKVYKGTLENGKEVAVKRLSKGSEQGIEHFINEVVLIAKLQHKNLVRLLGCCIHEDEKLLIYEYLPNKSLDKFLFDTARKSVLNWTRRFNIIKGVARGLMYLHQDSRTTIIHRDLKPSNILLDVEMNPKISDFGMARIFGGNEQQESTRRVVGTYGYMSPEYAMEGIFSVKSDSYSFGILLLEIVSGLKISSPHHLVMDFSNLISYAWNLWADGKVRDFVDAAVTESYSLDEVSKCIHVGLLCVQDNSSARPHMSSVVSMLDSEAMPRAAPEQPVYFARINYESSEAMEDTENSANGVSLTALEGR, from the exons ATGGGCATGACTCTGCTCCCCCTTTTCATCCTCCTAATATTGATTTGTCTCTGCAAATCCGATGACCGCCTAACACCTACGAAGCCACTCTTGCCTGGCGACAAGCTCGTCTCCAACAATGGCATCTTTGCTCTTGGTTTCTTCTCCCCAGAAAACTCGAGCGCAAACTCATATGTAGGCATATGGTACCATGACATACCGGAGCGGACATATGTTTGGGTGGCCAACCGCGACAACCCAATCGGTAGCGGTTTGTCAGGGAAGTTGGTTCTCACCAACAGCTCTGACCTTGTCTTGTCGGATTCCAAGGGCCGTATCCTTTGGAGGACGGCGAACAACGTCACCGCCGGGGGTGACGGGGCTGTGGCGCTGCTGCTCGAGGGGGGGAACTTTGCCATCCAGTTGCAGAATTTCACGCAGATATGGCAGAGCTATGATCACCCGACTGACACCATCCTCCCCGGCTTCAAGTTATGGGCGAACTACAAGACCCACACAGCTGTGCGCATCGTTGCTTGGAAGGGTTCTCAAGACCCATCCACCGGGAAATTCCTCCTCAGTCGTGACCCCAGCACGGGCCTCCAGATCCTCACCTGGCGCGGGACAAGCAAGTACTGGCGCAGCGGACTGTGGAACGGTGCAGAAGCCTCGGACAAGAACGGATACATGTGGTCCCAGAACGTCGATGATGGGGAGACCATCTACTCGACGTACAACACTGGCAACAGCTCCTCCCGGAGATCACACTGGAAGCTGGACTACACAGGCGACTTGATGCTCAGGATCTGGAGTGGCCAGTCATGGGTGGTTCTGTTCAAGCGCCCAGATGATGGCTGCCGCCAATACGGCTCGTGTGGTCCGTTTGGCTACTGTGACATGCCCACCAGGGAGTGCAGGTGCCTTGATGGGTTCGAGCCGGCGGACGGCTTCAGCGCCAACTTCTCCAGAGGATGCGTGAGAAAGGAGGCGCTGACATGTCGTGGCTACCATTTCTCGGCCTTGCCTGGGATGAAGGTACCTGACGAATTTGTGTATGTTAGGAGCAGAAGCTTCGAGGAGTGCACTGCTGAGTGTGAGCGTAACTGCTCCTGCACCGCGTATGCTTACGCCAATCTGAGCAGTATTGTCGCAACCGGTGGCCCATCAAGATGCTTGGTCTGGACAGGGGAGCTTGTCGACTTAGAGAAGACAGGCGTACTTGGTGGCAACCTGTACCTTCGGCTTGCTGGCTCTCCTG GACACAACAGGAAGAGTGGTGTCCGTGTGGTATTAAAGATTTCACTCCCAGTTATATCGTTCCTGGTGATACTCTCATGCATATATCTTGTCTGTATATGCAAGCTAAGAG GGAAACAAGTAAACAAAGAAAGCATGAAAAGACCGGCCCTGGAACAGTTTAGCACTTCGCAAGAAGTTTGGGATCAAAATTTGGAATTGCGCTCTATTAGGTTCGAAGACATCGCTGCTGCAACAAACAGTTTCCATGACACGAACGTACTTGGAAAAGGAGGGTTCGGCAAAGTCTATAAG GGAACACTAGAAAACGGAAAGGAAGTTGCTGTTAAAAGGCTTAGCAAGGGTTCTGAGCAGGGTATAGAGCATTTTATAAATGAAGTGGTTCTTATTGCCAAATTGCAGCACAAGAATCTAGTTAGACTTCTTGGCTGTTGTATTCATGAGGATGAGAAGTTGCTTATTTATGAATACTTGCCCAACAAAAGCCTAGACAAGTTTCTCTTTG ATACTGCAAGGAAGTCTGTACTTAACTGGACAAGAAGGTTCAACATAATCAAAGGGGTAGCTAGAGGACTTATGTATCTCCACCAAGATTCGAGAACGACGATAATCCATAGAGACCTCAAACCAAGCAACATCCTGCTAGATGTGGAGATGAACCCGAAAATATCAGATTTTGGAATGGCAAGGATCTTTGGAGGCAACGAGCAACAGGAAAGTACCAGACGAGTTGTTGGGACTTA CGGGTACATGTCACCTGAGTATGCGATGGAGGGCATTTTTTCCGTCAAGTCTGACAGCTACAGCTTTGGTATTTTGCTACTGGAGATTGTAAGTGGATTAAAGATCAGCTCACCTCATCATCTTGTGATGGACTTTTCAAACCTCATATCCTAT GCTTGGAACCTGTGGGCAGATGGAAAAGTGAGGGATTTCGTGGACGCAGCCGTCACGGAGAGCTATTCGCTTGACGAAGTGTCCAAGTGCATCCATGTTGGGCTCTTGTGTGTCCAGGACAACTCCAGTGCTAGGCCACACATGTCATCGGTAGTGTCCATGCTCGACAGTGAAGCCATGCCTCGTGCAGCGCCGGAGCAACCTGTGTATTTTGCACGGATAAACTATGAAAGCAGTGAAGCGATGGAAGACACTGAGAACTCTGCTAATGGCGTGAGCCTTACGGCACTAGAAGGACGATGA